GCAACCCAACGTCCAGCCATTGCGTTATTCACACGCCCCCCGAAAAGTCGCTCCCTAGTAGTTTCAAATTCTTCCCTAGACATAAATAGTTCAAACCTAATTTGTCTTAGGTCTGAGGAATTTCGAGGGTCGTATGTTTTGTATGGAGTAATAATAAAAATACGGTTATCAACAATTAAATCATATATTATCCCCATATCTGTATATGATCCGCGCCCCATCCGTGATATCTCTTTCACAGCAATAGCCTGATACTTCTTCACTCGAAGTTCCTCAATTACATTTTGAAATACAGGTCTAGTAGAAATTTTATCTCCCGAACCAACTTCAGCTTTTTGAGTAAAAGGAATGCCTAATGGTTCTAAAATGCGATCCATTATTTCTTTTTGTTCTTTTAGAACATCTTCACCGGTACGTCTTTCGCGTTCCTCATCTTGGCGAGATCGGCGTAAATAGTTAATTATATTTTCAATCCCAAGCTCAATTAAATACTCGCGTTTTAATGACAATTCATTTTCCTCCTTTTGGTTTGATCATAGTTGATTACAATCTATTATATACAAACCAAAAGAAATGTAAAATAAATCCGCTCCAAATAATAGTAAAAAATAGGTATAAAAAAAGCTTATAAAGCCTCTCCATTAGGTTTTAGATGGTGTAAATTTATATCATGAGATTTAAAGGTTAGTCGCCTGCTGGTGGCTATTTTAATTTCTTAGTATAGAAAGTATATTGAAAAAATTACCAAAAAGCAGTTTACTTATAAACAGATCGGTGATAACATGAATTTATGGTAAATATTACCAAATGTAATTTGAGGTGATTGTTGTGAAGAAGCTTTTAGTATCATTATCTACTTTTGCGGTATTTACTGGTGCTTTAGCTGTTCCTACTTTTGCAGCTACTGAGGTTAACACTGTAAATGAAACAAACTCTCAAGTATTATTGGTTAAACCGGCATTTGATGTTAACAAAGGTGGAATAGTATCGCTGTATTCAGCTGGTATAGGATATTATGAGGTATATGGTTATGGTCTAAGTGTTTATAAACAAGGCGGAACATGGTATCTATCTGCCTCACCGAATGCTCAAAGTGGGACATTATATGCATATGACACTAACGGAAATTTTATTAGAACATATGTTGTTACTGTTCACTAGTTAATATTTTTAGATAGTGGTACAATAAAATAAGTCCAAAAGAACTAAAAACCAATGAAATAAATCCCGTTTCTTACTTGTTAAAAGTGGAACGGGATTTTGTTTCTATATTATTTTATTGGTTAAGTGAGTTCAAAATTTGGGAAATGAGGTTACTTTTTTTGTGTTTTTCTTATGTACTTAATGTTTACATCATGTCGCAAGAACTCTGTTTAATATAAGGATAATTTATATCATGAGATTTAAAGGTTAGTCACCTGCTGGTGGCTATTTTAATTTCTTGGTATAGAAAGTATATTGAAAAAATTACCAAAAAGCAGTTTACTTATAAACAGATCGGTGATAACATGAATTCATGGTAAATATTACCAAATAAATTTTGAGGTGATTTGTTGTGAAGAAACTGTTAGCATCTTTATCTACTTTCGCGGTTCTTACTGGTGCTTTAGCTGTTCCTACTTTTGCAGCTACTGAGGTTAATACAGCAAAAGAAACAAATTCTCAAGTATTAAAGATTCAACCAAATCTGAGTGTAAAACGTGACGGGAATACATCATTGTATACTTCACCATTCACTTCTTATACGGTTGAAGGTCACGGTTTACATGTTGCGAAAATTGACGGAACATGGTATTTGTTTGCCGATCGTGATGCTAGGAATGGAGACTTATATGAATATTACAATGGAAGCCAAATAAAAAGATTTGATGTCGTGGTAAGATAACTTAAAATTTCTGTCGACTACCTAAGATGATGACTCTATAAGAGTAAAAAACATAAAGATATCCCGTCCCACTTCAAATAATTGTGGAACGGGATGTTTATTTTAAATGATTAAATTACTTTTACTCTTTACATTAAAAAAGCACCTTAGTTGGTGTTTTTTTTATACTTATTATACAGGATGGTAGAGGCTACATGGCGGAATATTGGCGGTAGAATGGCGCTCCATTTGGAGAATAAGGTTGTAAATAAAAGCAACGACAGCTACTCGATCATTCGGGTAGCTTTTTTGTAGTAAATTTATATCATGAGATTTAAAGGTTAGTCACCTTCGGGTGGCTATTTTTTATATTGCTTTCAAATTAATATTCGACAATATATTGGTTTGATTGAAAAAGGTGTCGAATTTTTTACATATATTTACCTATTTTTGAATGTTATGCTTATATTGTAAAAAAAAGTCTGAAAGGATTTGAAAAACATGAAAAAAGTCTTACTTTCACTTTCGATGTTAGCTCTTTTAACAGCTATAGCAGTACCAGCAGAAGCTTATGATAAAATTAATACTGCTGCTGAATCATCTACCGCTAAAAAAAGTATTGAAGAGAATCAAAATAAATATGTCGAAATGTTAGCAGAATATGTTATTAGAAAAGAGGATGGAACAATCTCTTTAGATCAATCGTACCATTCTGAATTATCAATCCCTGAAGAATTTGTTGATGATATTCAGAATCATATTAATGATTTGAACATACAAGTAAAAGAGGGTAATATTGTAGTAAATAAAGACCTAAGTATCACGACCATAAAAGAGAACAAAAAAAGAAGTAATAAAGTAATGGCAATGGCAAAAGAACGTTCTCTAAAAGGCAACGTAGACATTAAAGTATATTGGTGGGGTTATGGAATGTGGCTAGATGATAGGGCTACTAGAGATATGATACGCCAACATAAAGCAGGAGTCGCATTTGCTACGTTATTAGCCATGATAAATGTCATTTTGGACTATCCTGATTCAAAATCAGTTACTTTTGTTTCATCTTTAATAGCCTGGTTTCTCCAAACTACTGTTAATAAAATAGAAGAAGCAAATGAAGGTAATGGGGTTTTGATTACTACTACAAATCTAACTTTTGGTTTTGTAGTTGAACCGCTATAATAATACTTTATAGATGTTAAGTTTGCAGAGACAGAGGTGAGTCAGCATAGATAAGAAAATGCCACCTAGCAAAACAGATCGGTTTAAAAAAGTTTGGTTTTATATCCAATTAGTTATTGCAATTTTTGTTACAATTTATTTGTTTGTCCATTTAGATGACGAAGATACTGGAAAGACATACATAGCTATGTTAATCTTACTAGGCCTTAATGCATTAGCTCTTTTACTTAAAAGGCAATTTTTTCTATTTGCCATTTATCTGTGTTTAATATTATACAGTAATAAAAAATGGCTTAGTGCGATATTGTTTGGCTGAGATTAAGCACCCAATGTGGTGCTTTTTTCTTTTGTACTTATTGTTTACATCATGTCGCAATAACTCTGTTTGAACTGTAGTTTCTGTAACATTAATAGGGGTTTTTGTTTACAATAACTAATTTAGCGGAAATGGGTATTTTAACCAGTTGAGTTTCTGTAAGCAATAACCTTCATTTCTGTAACAGTAACCCTAGTTTCTGCTGCATGATGTATGCAATAAGTACACAAAAGAAAAGAAATAAATATATATAGGTCATGTTGATAGATATTTTCTCTACTAAACAAGGAGGATGAAACAATGCCTAGCAAACCATTAAAGACGTGTTTACATTCCAGATGTCCAACACTAACAAGAAAAGCTTATTGCCCTTTGCATCAAAAGAAACAAGTCCAGTAGTATGATAGGGAACGTGGATCATCTACGCAACGTGGCTATGATGCCAAGTGGAGAAAAGCAAGAGTAGGATTTTTAAGAAAGCACCCACTCTGCAAACATTGCTTTGATAAAGGCTTACTAATTGGTGCTACAGTAGTTGATCATATCGTTCCACACAAGGGAGATAAGACGCTGTTTTGGGATCGGAACAACTGGCAGCCATTATGTGAGCAGTGTCATAACCGGAAGACCGCTAAAGAAGATAGAGGCTCTTGGAGATGAGGCTTTAAAAAGATTCAACCACCGACAAAGGATAGACGGTGGTTAAAAAGTGGTAAAAGATTGGGATTACAAGCTCATTGGTTCTGGAACTGCGGCTACAGCATTTCCATAATTTATTAGATGAATAAAAATAGAAAATGACTGGGTGGATTAATTGATTCATATGAATCATTTTCACGGAATTTTTTTCGTTAATTTAAAGCATGTTTGTTAACAAAATCCGCAGAAATAGCAGCAGTCTAAAGAACTCAATCCACTTTTTCCGCATCGTCGTATACAATCGGAATTGAAAGGATGATAGGAATCAAGCATAGGTGGAAGAGGTTGAGGGTTAAGAGCATAGGAATACGGATAAGGATATGGATATGGCTGTGGACTATAAGGCACTGGTTGACTCATACCGTATGGTGTTGACGGCGGGTATGGCATAGATTCTGTACATATTGTATGCCAAGGCCTTGTTTTATACTGTCTACATACAGGTTCGCATTCTTCAACTGTACCTGGATTTTCTCCAGATGTGCAATCCTGCATACATTGCTCATAGGTATAAGGGACATTATAACAAACCAATACAATCACTCCTTAACTTAATCTTAATTTTCTAGATATTATATTTATCTGTATACTTTTTGGGTGATTATCCATGCATAATTGGGTGAATACCTATCAACACATAGCAATACCCAAGTACAGACATCCACAGAGGCACAGAAATAGGGTAAGATGAGCTTTTAAAGTTGTATGAAGGTGATTGTATCAAAAACCTGCACAATGCCGCCTCTAGACCGCGTGTCAGTCTTCCATAAAAAAAATTCCCTAAATGGATTTTCAGAAATGAAAGGTGTACACAGAAAATAAAGTGTCAGACTCATTGTAAATTATTGAACTAACGGGCAGAAATGCTCAGTAAAACTATTTTGGTTAAAGAGTAAGCGTGGTAAAATACGTTAACTGATTGGGGAGGGAGAAATATGGATATATCTATCCGAAACGCTCATCAAGATGACTACGAATCTTTGTTGCTCTTGTTCAGGCAGGTTCAT
The nucleotide sequence above comes from Brevibacillus laterosporus LMG 15441. Encoded proteins:
- a CDS encoding HNH endonuclease — protein: MVPHKGDKTLFWDRNNWQPLCEQCHNRKTAKEDRGSWR